A region of the Vanrija pseudolonga chromosome 2, complete sequence genome:
ACTGTGAGTGGGTGTAGGTACACATCATCTGACTGCAGGCACTTTCCTTGGCGACAGCTCGGACAAGATTGCCTCTGggtccgacgacggcaacttCTTCGTGTGGGACAAGGTCactggccgcctcgagggcaTCTGGGAGGGCGACAACGAGGTCGTGAATGGTGAGAAGGGCCGTGTGGCTCCAGCTAACAACAGTCATGTCGCAGCACCCCACGCTGCCCGTCATCGCGGTGAGCGGCATCGACAGCACGGTCAAGGTACGTGAAATGAATGCCGTTtagctgacgccaggtcTTTGCGCCAACAGCTTCCCGCCTCGCCACATCGCATATCCgcaccgccgacgtcgaccgcaTCATCCAGCGTAACAAGTATCGACCACGTCCAGCCCGTCAGTTCAACCCCTTCTCGGACAGGACGACGATTCTGCAGTACCTCACCAACTATGTGGCTAATAATGGTCTAGGTCcgctcgagcccgtcgtcggaGACGTGCCTGTTGGCCGCAGGACGGCCTTGCAGTTCGTCAGTGACGGGCAGACTATCAGCTTCGTCCATCGTGACATtggtgtcgaggacgacgaagatgaagacgacgacgatgaggagcCGATGGAGGACGAAGATGAGTAATCGACGCACCTGTACAGTAACTGTACGTATGTAGCATGAATAGGGACTACAAGGGTACAATCGGCCACGGGACAGGACAGAAGAACACAACACGAGCAAGCCACTACCTAATGCGAACCTTggacacgccgcgcgcctcgcggtcgcccgagtcggccttcttgccgaCAGCCTTGGGTTCCCAGATCTTCCAAAACTTGAGGttctcgtcgccggcaccggTGGCGACGGTGCATCCGTCGGgggagagcgacgacgcgagcacACGGTTGTCGTGCGCGGGCACGTCGTAGATCTTCTGCAGGGACGGGTACGACCACAGCGAGATGTTGTTGTCGGGGAAGCCGTGCGTCGAGAGGATCTCCTTTGAATGCGGGCTCCAGATGAGCGACGTCACCTGCGACTTGGCGtgcagcgacgacgtgcgcgcgcccgtcgtcgtcgaccagaAGTGGATGTGCTGGTCctggctgccgccgccggtcgcgAGGAGGTTGGACTGCCACGGGCACCATGCGAGGGCCTTGACTGCCGCCGTGTGGTTGCGCTTCGTCCACTTGGGAACGACACGGTACTCGTTCTCTGGGGCGTTGATCGGCTGGCCGACACGAGCACTGCGGTGTCAGTTGAGTCCAAGACACGCATTTCAACTCACTCCCAACAGTTCACAACGTTGTCGTTACCGCCACTTGCGAGCAGCTGGCCATCGGGGCGCCAAGCGAGACCACACACCTCGGCCGAGTGCCCACGCAACTCCTGGACCTTGTGCTGCGCGATACGCACATCGTGGTGGAAGATCGTGCCGTCGCGGCATCCTGACGAGAGAACGTGGCCGTTCCACGAAAGCGTAGGGATACGGGCATTGTGGCCGCGCATGACACGCATTCGCTTGCTCTCTTCAACATCCCAGATCTCAATGTCACCA
Encoded here:
- the slp1 gene encoding WD repeat-containing protein slp1; translation: MGLEAAGSSKDRHPSNPFHTRAKVPSPVKQRSVDIDGLAGLREGMGRMNIADRGSGEFVLPEKTSKDKISARDLDRFVPSRPVSQHSSFSHPAETPDTSMDSTHSAPAHSGPFTLAQPGRRILSFRAAPPPASHATSHLDAQRNYLLHSSTAANRGATNGAAAASAAAKKRSPPYLPDRVLDAPGFVDDYYLNLVDWSCSNRVAIGLGCVPYVWDAESGDVMALGEETEESTPVTSVKWSPDGAFLATGNDNGDIEIWDVEESKRMRVMRGHNARIPTLSWNGHVLSSGCRDGTIFHHDVRIAQHKVQELRGHSAEVCGLAWRPDGQLLASGGNDNVVNCWDARVGQPINAPENEYRVVPKWTKRNHTAAVKALAWCPWQSNLLATGGGSQDQHIHFWSTTTGARTSSLHAKSQVTSLIWSPHSKEILSTHGFPDNNISLWSYPSLQKIYDVPAHDNRVLASSLSPDGCTVATGAGDENLKFWKIWEPKAVGKKADSGDREARGVSKVRIR